Proteins encoded by one window of Arachis ipaensis cultivar K30076 chromosome B04, Araip1.1, whole genome shotgun sequence:
- the LOC107636299 gene encoding uncharacterized protein LOC107636299: MDSLVWALNSKKQYDVTSGYVVAYDFAHELINQLPAIIQNSRSWRKIWGLQLSTKIKIFLWRAVHESLPVLSLIYQCFQSTPPLCPRCRLSPKIIIHCLRCCGPTQEVWGAVDLKMVPSLQSVFPFVEWWTHILLGAGSGREGDDALSIFTALCWALWNACNKEVFENEKTPVQQISNSVRKIYQEMNRRQVF, from the coding sequence ATGGACTCTCTGGTTTGGGCCTTGAACTCCAAGAAGCAATATGATGTGACATCTGGATATGTGGTTGCGTATGACTTTGCGCATGAGCTGATCAATCAACTACCTGCAATCATCCAAAATTCAAGAAGCTGGAGAAAAATTTGGGGCTTACAGTTATCAACAAAGATAAAAATCTTTTTGTGGAGAGCTGTGCATGAAAGTTTACCTGTACTGAGCCTCATCTACCAGTGTTTCCAGTCGACTCCACCTTTGTGTCCCAGATGTAGATTATCCCCGAAAATCATCATCCACTGTCTTCGATGCTGTGGCCCTACTCAAGAGGTATGGGGAGCAGTTGATTTGAAGATGGTGCCATCATTGCAAAGTGTTTTCCCCTTTGTGGAGTGGTGGACCCATATACTATTAGGTGCTGGAAGTGGGAGAGAAGGTGACGATGCTCTCAGTATCTTCACGGCTCTTTGTTGGGCATTGTGGAATGCATGTAATAAAGAAGTGTTTGAAAACGAGAAGACCCCTGTCCAACAGATCTCGAACTCAGTAAGAAAGATTTATCAGGAGATGAATAGAAGACAAGTTTTCTAA
- the LOC107639189 gene encoding pentatricopeptide repeat-containing protein At2g34400 — protein MQFCRRHLTIGTATNSVEFHLLELLKQCSSSSILQQVHAQMIVNHLHKPNHLLVKLIHLNNFPYALNLFSHITPHPNDYAFNIMIRALAATWHNYPFALQLYYRMRALSIKPNNFTFPFVFLSCANLTALCHGLLAHASAFRLGLCSDHHTCHSLITMYSRCGQPSSARKVFNEIPDKDLVSWNSMISGYVKAGLAREAVEVFGEMRREGFVPDEMSLVSVLGACGEIGDLELGSWVDGFVVDNGMEVNSYVGSALISMFGKCGDLESARRIFDGMVRRDAITWNALISGYAQNGMADKAVSLFHCMKEEGIVPNKITLTTVLSACATIGALDLGRQIEEYASQRGFQHDIFVATALVDMYAKSGSLDSALRVFNDMPQKNEVSWNAMIAALASHGKAKEALSLFQCMLDEGGGACPNDITFVALLSACVHAGLVDEGYRLFDMMSTLFGLVPKIEHYSCMVDLLARAGHLYEAWDLIEKMPEKPDKVTLGALHGACQRLKNVDIGERVMRLLLELDPSNSGNYIISSKIYANSKMLEDSARMRLLMRQKGVSKTPGCSWIEIENQLHEFHAGDGLHVSATDIYGIMDLLYEELKREGYVPKIVD, from the exons ATGCAGTTTTGCCGCCGGCACCTTACTATCGGCACCGCCACAAACTCAGTGGAATTCCATCTCCTGGAGCTCCTGAAACaatgcagcagcagcagcatccTCCAACAAGTCCACGCCCAAATGATCGTCAACCACCTCCACAAACCCAACCACCTCCTCGTGAAGCTCATCCACCTCAACAACTTCCCCTATGCACTCAACCTCTTCTCTCACATCACTCCTCACCCCAATGACTACGCCTTCAACATCATGATTCGCGCTCTGGCTGCCACGTGGCACAACTACCCGTTTGCCCTCCAACTCTATTACCGTATGCGTGCTTTGTCCATTAAGCCTAACAACTTCACCTTCCCCTTCGTCTTCCTCTCATGTGCTAACTTAACGGCCCTCTGCCATGGCCTTTTGGCCCATGCCTCCGCCTTCAGGCTCGGCCTCTGCTCCGATCACCATACCTGTCACTCCTTGATTACGATGTACTCCAGGTGTGGGCAGCCTTCGTCTGCACGCAAGGTGTTTAATGAAATTCCTGACAAGGATTTGGTGTCGTGGAATTCGATGATCTCTGGCTACGTGAAGGCAGGTCTTGCGAGGGAGGCTGTGGAGGTGTTTGGGGAGATGAGGAGGGAGGGGTTTGTGCCGGACGAGATGAGCTTGGTGAGTGTGCTCGGGGCGTGCGGGGAGATTGGGGACTTGGAATTGGGGAGTTGGGTTGATGGGTTTGTTGTGGATAATGGGATGGAGGTGAATTCGTATGTTGGGTCTGCTTTGATTAGTATGTTTGGAAAGTGTGGGGATTTGGAGTCTGCTCGGAGGATCTTTGATGGAATGGTTAGAAGAGATGCTATTACTTGGAATGCTCTGATATCTGG ATATGCTCAAAATGGAATGGCAGATAAAGCAGTTTCTTTATTTCATTGCATGAAGGAGGAGGGAATTGTTCCAAATAAAATTACCTTGACTACAGTGCTGTCTGCATGCGCCACAATTGGGGCTTTGGATTTGGGGAGACAGATTGAAGAGTATGCATCACAAAGAGGATTTCAACATGATATCTTTGTGGCTACTGCATTGGTTGACATGTATGCTAAAAGTGGGAGTTTAGACAGTGCACTGAGAGTTTTCAATGACATGCCACAGAAAAATGAAGTTTCTTGGAATGCAATGATCGCCGCACTTGCTTCTCATGGCAAAGCAAAGGAAGCACTGTCACTATTTCAGTGCATGTTGGATGAGGGTGGTGGTGCTTGTCCCAATGATATAACATTTGTAGCATTGCTCTCTGCTTGTGTGCATGCAGGCCTGGTTGATGAGGGCTATAGATTGTTTGATATGATGAGCACATTATTCGGATTAGTGCCGAAAATTGAGCACTACTCTTGCATGGTTGATCTTTTGGCGCGCGCTGGTCATCTGTATGAAGCTTGGGATCTCATTGAGAAAATGCCTGAAAAGCCAGATAAGGTCACATTAGGAGCTTTACATGGTGCGTGTCAAAGGCTGAAAAATGTAGATATAGGTGAACGGGTTATGCGGCTCCTTCTGGAGTTGGATCCTTCAAATTCTGGGAACTATATCATCTCATCAAAAATATATGCAAATTCAAAAATGTTGGAAGATTCAGCAAGGATGAGATTGTTGATGAGACAAAAGGGTGTCAGTAAAACTCCTGGTTGTAGCTGGATTGAAATTGAGAATCAATTGCACGAGTTTCATGCTGGTGATGGTCTGCACGTAAGTGCCACGGATATATATGGCATAATGGATTTGCTGTATGAGGAGCTCAAAAGGGAAGGGTATGTCCCTAAAATTGTTGATTAG